Genomic segment of Candidatus Acidiferrales bacterium:
CCGAGCTTTCCAGCGCCGATAAACATACGGCAGCTCAAGTCGTGAAGAACTCCACGGCTTGAGCCCGGGATTTTGTCTATTGCGCTGTCCTGCGGAATCCTGAGGCGGCGGCTTGTTCGTTCCACCGTTGACCATTAACTCCGATCGCGACGAGCCATAAGGCAAGCAATAATTCCGCAGCACCGGGTATCAGAATGTAAGGCACGAGATGCGTCTCGAATGCGGGTGAGATAAAGCCCGAGAAACAATTGACCAGGTAGCACAAACCCGAAATTGCCAACAGCACCCCCAGAACTCGAGGAAGGAAAGTCGATCTGAAAATGAGGTAACCGATCAGGAGATTATAGGTTCCGAAGAGTACCATGTTGATGTTGTATCCCTGATCATAAAATTTGAGAAACATGAGAGCCAGCGCCTGCAGCTGATCCGTATTAAATGCGCTCAAGGACTGCGATCCTCCCAGAATAATCAAAGGGGCAAACTGAAAGACGCAGTTGAGACCCTGAATAGTACTTCCCACGAGGCTGAAGGTCACCGCAAGCACGGAAAGACTCCTGTTTACCGGTTTAAATAGGTTGTACAGAAGAAGTGCATACACGATATATAACAAGCCGATGATGTCGCCGACGAAAGCCAACCGGAACAACAGATCGTGTGACAGTATGTTGTGCGCTGTAGCCGAGGCGTTCCAGTATACGACAAGCTGGCCGCGAACGACCGAGGCGAAACCTGTCGTCGTGGTTATCAGCGCAATCACTCCAGCCATCCTCGACTGGGAATGCGGCGATGCTCCTGCGATCCGATCCATCATTGTTGTCGTGCTCATACTCTCTCCTCACTATGCAAGTGATTGAAACAACTTTGTGCAAAAATCAGATTGGATTATGATAGTGACACACCCACTCTGACATGGATATTGAATTTCGTGCGTGGAATCTCCAAGCGCTGGCCTGCTCTTTTCGTCGTTGAACATCGATTATGTTGAGCCACATGTGAGGTGCTAAATCCGAAATACCGACTGCCACCTAACAGGATGCTTCCACTACTCTATGCCATTGTGGCCGCTTTGCGAGGCGCTGAAGGCGACGGCTGCTTGAACACTACCGTCGTGAAGAACTCGATAATCAAACCGAACACCCCATTCATGATGGCATTGCCCACCGGCACCGGTCCAGGTCCCATGTGCATGAAAAGGAAGTAGGAGAAGATCGACCCGACCAGCCATCCCATGATGGCACCGTTCCAGGCCCATCCTAACCTCAGCCCGGAGATAGCGATGGTAAAGCCCATGATGCCCCTGTTCATCAGCACCCAAATCAAATTGACAGGCGTAAACTTCAGGAAGCCGGCAGAGAATGCCGCAGACGCGCAGACCACACCCATAGCCAGGCCGAAAAGCGTGGCAATCACAATCCGTTTCATCGATACAACCGTGTTCATGTTTTGGTCTCCTTTTGCGAAATCTTGATTAAGTAAGAATGAAAAGCGAGTGATCCATGATAGGGACATACCTCGAGGTGCAACAAAGTCTCTGCAGCATGTTCTCTCATTTTCAGCTCCCTTCAAAGTTGTGACTCGGACGTAGAATGACATGACTTATCCCCACAGGAATAAGGCTCGTCATCTTTGTGACCGTACGGAGACCGCTCCTCGAATGTTTCGATTTACATTTAAAACGGGTTTCTTGCGGCGAAGAGTCTCTCGCATCTTTCCATCTGTGACTTTATTCCTCCTGATCTCACCCAAATCCCTCAAAATACCGCATTTCTACCGGCATAACACTTGTATTTATAAATACAGGTCCCGAAATCGGGATCCTTGATATGCAAAGTCAGGAAACGCTCACACATTCCATCGGCGAAGTTGCAGAGATGCTGAAGATCTCTGTCGAGACCATAAGGCTCTACGAGCGGCGCGGGCTTACGCTCACGGTCAAAGACGATAATAACCAGCGAACCTTTTCCGAGTCGGACATCGAGAGAATAAAATGCATTCGCACCGCGATCAACGACCACAAGATTTCTATCGAAGGGATCCGCCGCATTCAGTCGCTCGTTCCCTGCTGGGAACACATCAAATGTCCTGACGAGCAGCGCGTGAAATGTCCTGCATACCTCCGCAGCGACGCTGGCTGCTGGACGTATCGAGACAAGCAGGAAAATTGTTCATCACGGGATTGCCGGAGATGCAAGGTGTACCAGCTTTCCGGCGACTGCGAGAAAATCAAATCGCTTATTCACCACGATGTAATGTCTTCTCTTAATTTAACAGACGACGAGTAGCCTATGAAAAAAATCTTTCTTCCGCTTTTCGTGCTGGTGGTCTTTGCCGTAATGGTTTTCACCGCGCTGCACAAGAACAGCGCAGATAATCCACCGCTCACAGTTTTGAAACAGCAATACTCTGTCAAGTCGACACCTTCGGTCGATCATTCATTGTTCCCCGAGCTCAAGAAAAAGTTCAGCAGCCCGCAGCAGGTGACCGCGGCATGCATATCCTGCCACAACGGTCGGGCCCAGGAAGTGATGCACTCGACCCACTGGAACTGGACGCGGCTCGAATATATCGAGGGGAAGGGCATCAGGTCGATCGGGAAAAGAAATATCCTGAACAATTTCTGCATCGGCATTGCGGGGAGCGAGCAAAGCTGCACGAGGTGCCACGCCGGATACGGATATGCTAATACGGATTCTTATTTCAAAGACTCGCTCAACGTCGATTGTCTCGCGTGCCATGATAACAGCGGCACCTACATGAAGGCAAGCGAAAAAGCCGGTATGCCTGACAGTTCAGTCAACTTGAGCTTCGTGGCACAGCATGTCGGTAAACCGACGCGCACAAATTGCGGCGTCTGTCATTTCTTCGGCGGAGGGGGCAACAATGTGAAACACGGCGATCTCGAGCAGGCACTCTTCGATCCGACTCGCGACGTGGACGTCCACATGGCGACGGACGGGCTCGACATGCAATGTGTCGATTGCCATACCGCAAAGAAACACCAGATGTTAGGCAAAATGTATTCGGTATCATCGATGAACCGCAATCGCGTACAATGCGAGAGTTGTCATGGCACATTACCGCACAACGACGATGTCTTGAACGAGCACACAGTCAAAGTCGCCTGCCAGACGTGTCACATACCGGTTTTTGCGAAGGTGAATCCTACAAAAATTTATTGGGATTGGTCCACGGCCGGCAAACTGAAAGACGGCAAAGCTTATGTAGACGAAGATTCCAACGGCACCGACAGCTATATGTCCATCAAAGGATCATTCAAATGGGGAAGAATGTTGAAGCCTGATTATGTCTGGTTTAACGGTACGGCATCCCACTATCTACTCGGCGATACATTCAATGCGTCAAAGCCGCTTGAGGTAAATAAGCTGTACGGTAGTTATGACGATCCCGATTCAAAGATTTATCCCGTGAAAATTCATCGCGGGAAACAAATCTACGACGTCGGATACAATTACCTTATTCAACCGAAGCTATACTCCGCAAAGAAAGGTGACGGCGGATTTTGGGCCGACTTCAACTGGCAGCGCGCCGCTGAAGAAGGGATGAAGCAGGTCAACCTGTCGTACAGTGGGAATTACGGATTCGCCCAGACGGAAATGTATTGGCCGGTCAATCACATGGTCTCGTCTAAAGAGCAAGCAGTCCAGTGTAACGAATGCCATACGCGCGACAACGGCCGTCTCGCGAGCCTTGATGGATTCTATCTCCCCGGCAGAGATTACAATCCGGTCGTTGAACACTTCGGCGCCGGACTGATTCTCCTCACTCTCGTTGGAGTTGTCCTGCATGGCGGTGGAAGGATTATGATGAGCCGAAAAGGAAAGGGAGGGAACTGAAATGAAAAAAGAATACATCTACAAAAGGTTCGAACGCTTCTGGCATTGGACCCAGGCTGCACTCATCATATTTCTCGGTGTCACCGGATTCGAGATTCATGGGTCGATAAAGTTCTTTGGATACGACCAGGCAGTGAGATACCACGACATTGCTGCGTGGACCTTCCTTATCCTGATTGCATTTGCAATCTTCTGGCATTTCACGACCGGAGAATGGAAACAATACCTCCCTACCTGGAAAAACATGCGCGCGCAAGCCGAGTACTATGTCTTCGGAATCTTCAACAATGCGCCTCATCCGACAAAGAAGACTGTCCTGAGCAAATTAAATCCGTTACAGAAGCTCGTCTACGCTGGCTTGAAGGTGCTCGTGATTCCGGTAATGGTCCTCAGCGGGCTTGTATATATGTTCTACCGGTACCCCCAACGTTATGAAGTTCTCGCACTGAATATCAGCGGACTCCGGGTCGTTGCCGTGATTCACACGATCGGAGCATTCCTCCTCGTGGCGTTTTTCATCGCTCACTTATATCTAATCACGACCGGGCAGACGGTTACGTCAAACCTCAAAGCGATGATAACCGGATACGAAGATTTGCCGAAAGAACATGAGAATAAAACGGGTGAAATTATTTCAGAAAAATTTGGTGAGGTGACGAAATGAATATAAAATATATGAACCCATATCTTGCCGGATTTTTTTTGGGCCTCGTATTGCTGGCAACGATATTTATTACCGGACGAGGTCTCGGAGCGAGCGGTGCGATCAAAGATGCCGTCATCGCAATCGCAGACGGCATCGCACCGAAACACACCGAATCATCTCCGTTCTTCGGGACGTATGTAGGTTCCGGAAAAGACAGCCCGCTTAAATCATGGCTCTTCTTCGAAATCGTCGGCGTGGTGATAGGAGGATTCATTTCCGGATTGATCTCCGACCGGTTGAAGATCGTCACGGAGGCCGGCCCAAAAGTGAAGCCGAAAGTTCGCTGGATCTTTGCAGCGATAGGCGGCGCTTTGTTCGGCATCGGGGCACAGTTCGCGCGCGGCTGCACTAGCGGCGCGGCGTTGAGCGGAATGGCTGTCCTCTCGACCGCAGGGTTCATAACGATGATCGCAATCTTCGGAACCGGGTATGCCGTTGCATTCTTCGGACGAAAGTTGTGGATACAGAAGGATTGAGGTGAAACCATGGGACCATTCGTACCTGATTTAATTTCCGACCAGCTGAATCTGGTCGTTGCTCTCATGCTCGGAATTGCATTCGGCTTCGTACTGGAACAAGCTGGATTTTCTTCATCCAGAAAATTAGCCGGCGTATTTTATGGATACGATTTTGCAGTGCTGCGCGTGTTCTTTACCGCCGCGGTGACGGCGGCAAGCGGTGTCATCTTGCTCGGCTATTTCGGACTTCTTGACACCGATGTCATTTATGTTAATCCGACATGGTTACTCCCCGCACTCGTGGGCGGAG
This window contains:
- a CDS encoding MerR family transcriptional regulator; protein product: MQSQETLTHSIGEVAEMLKISVETIRLYERRGLTLTVKDDNNQRTFSESDIERIKCIRTAINDHKISIEGIRRIQSLVPCWEHIKCPDEQRVKCPAYLRSDAGCWTYRDKQENCSSRDCRRCKVYQLSGDCEKIKSLIHHDVMSSLNLTDDE
- a CDS encoding DUF4386 domain-containing protein — its product is MSTTTMMDRIAGASPHSQSRMAGVIALITTTTGFASVVRGQLVVYWNASATAHNILSHDLLFRLAFVGDIIGLLYIVYALLLYNLFKPVNRSLSVLAVTFSLVGSTIQGLNCVFQFAPLIILGGSQSLSAFNTDQLQALALMFLKFYDQGYNINMVLFGTYNLLIGYLIFRSTFLPRVLGVLLAISGLCYLVNCFSGFISPAFETHLVPYILIPGAAELLLALWLVAIGVNGQRWNEQAAASGFRRTAQ
- a CDS encoding YeeE/YedE thiosulfate transporter family protein, whose amino-acid sequence is MNIKYMNPYLAGFFLGLVLLATIFITGRGLGASGAIKDAVIAIADGIAPKHTESSPFFGTYVGSGKDSPLKSWLFFEIVGVVIGGFISGLISDRLKIVTEAGPKVKPKVRWIFAAIGGALFGIGAQFARGCTSGAALSGMAVLSTAGFITMIAIFGTGYAVAFFGRKLWIQKD
- a CDS encoding tetrathionate reductase family octaheme c-type cytochrome yields the protein MKKIFLPLFVLVVFAVMVFTALHKNSADNPPLTVLKQQYSVKSTPSVDHSLFPELKKKFSSPQQVTAACISCHNGRAQEVMHSTHWNWTRLEYIEGKGIRSIGKRNILNNFCIGIAGSEQSCTRCHAGYGYANTDSYFKDSLNVDCLACHDNSGTYMKASEKAGMPDSSVNLSFVAQHVGKPTRTNCGVCHFFGGGGNNVKHGDLEQALFDPTRDVDVHMATDGLDMQCVDCHTAKKHQMLGKMYSVSSMNRNRVQCESCHGTLPHNDDVLNEHTVKVACQTCHIPVFAKVNPTKIYWDWSTAGKLKDGKAYVDEDSNGTDSYMSIKGSFKWGRMLKPDYVWFNGTASHYLLGDTFNASKPLEVNKLYGSYDDPDSKIYPVKIHRGKQIYDVGYNYLIQPKLYSAKKGDGGFWADFNWQRAAEEGMKQVNLSYSGNYGFAQTEMYWPVNHMVSSKEQAVQCNECHTRDNGRLASLDGFYLPGRDYNPVVEHFGAGLILLTLVGVVLHGGGRIMMSRKGKGGN
- a CDS encoding cytochrome b/b6 domain-containing protein, with product MKKEYIYKRFERFWHWTQAALIIFLGVTGFEIHGSIKFFGYDQAVRYHDIAAWTFLILIAFAIFWHFTTGEWKQYLPTWKNMRAQAEYYVFGIFNNAPHPTKKTVLSKLNPLQKLVYAGLKVLVIPVMVLSGLVYMFYRYPQRYEVLALNISGLRVVAVIHTIGAFLLVAFFIAHLYLITTGQTVTSNLKAMITGYEDLPKEHENKTGEIISEKFGEVTK